The Anaeromyxobacter sp. Fw109-5 genomic interval ACCTCCGCCTCGAGCGCGGGCCGTGCGGGATCGCGCTTCTGGCTCCCGGCCCCGCCCGCGGGGAGCCTTGGCGGCGAGGGAGGGGGCGTGCGCAGCGGGAGGTCCCCCCGCGCCCCCCGGAGCGCCGCGGAGAAGGCGGCCATGTCCGCGAAGCGGGCGCAGGGATCCTTCTCGAGCGCGCGGAGGATCGCGCGCTCCAGCGCCGGGGAGACCGGTGCGAGCTCGGACGGCCGGGGCGGAGCGGTCTTCAGGTGCGCGAGCAGCAGCGGCGCGATGCCGCGCCCGGTGAACGGGAGGCGCCCGGTCGCGAGCTCGAAGGCGATCACGCCGAGGGCGTACACGTCGGTGCGCGCGTCGATGGGCCCGTCCTCGCACTGCTCGGGCGCCATGTACTCGGGCGTGCCGACGATCACCCCGGACTCGGTGCGCCCCGCCGCGCGCGCCCCGCGCAGCTTGGCGATCCCGAAGTCCACGAGCTTCACGAAGTCGCGCCGGCCCCGGCGCTGCACGAGGAAGACGTTCTCCGGCTTGAGATCGCGATGGACGACCCCGTGGTCGTGCGCGCACTGGAGCGCGTCGCACAGCTGGAGGAGCACGTCGAGGGCGAGCTCCGGCGCGAGCGGGCCGCCGCGGACCCGTTCGGCCAGCGTCTCGCCGTCCAGGTACTCCATCACGTAGTAGTACCGGTGCGGCGGCAGCGCCGAGAGGTCGTAGATCCCGACGATGTTCTCGTGGCCGATGAGGTTGACCGCGCGCGCCTCGTCGTAGAAGCGCGACACCCCCTGAGCGTCGGTGGCCATCGTCTCGTGCAGGAACTTCACCGCGACGCGGCTCCCGATGACGGGGTGCTCGGCCAGGTACACCGTCCCCATCCCGCCGCGGCCGAGAAGCTTCAAGATCTGAAAGCTGCCGACCAGCGTCCCGACGAGCGGATCCACGAGGGGGCCCGGGCGGTCGGGCTCGGCGCCGGCAGCGGCGGGGCCGAAGGCGAGCGTGGGGAGGGGGGACGAGCAGGGCACGCCTTCCCGATGCCCGGCGCCGCACCTCGGGCAGACGGTGGATCCCCCCGTGTTCGACGTTGCCGTACGGTGCACCGTGCCCCCACCGTTGCGAGATTCCAGCCTACCAGAGGCTCCCCGTCGCCCCAGCCCCGCGCAGGGGGGACACGCACCACGTCACGGCGTCGCTGCGGCGAGGTGGCGCCCCGGGAAACCCCTTGCGAACCAAGGCGAACCCGGACTTTTCTCTCCCACACAGCCATGGCCGATCTCAGGAAGATGACCGTCGAGAGCTTGCGCGAGCTCGCCCGGAAGGTGCTCGGTCCGGGGCAGTCCCGGAAGACGAAGAAGGAGCTCGTCGCCGCGCTCGAGGCGGCGGAGCGGAAGGCAGCCCCCGAGGCGAAGCGCACCACCGGCGCGAAGGCGCGCGCGGCGGCGAGCCGCGCCGCCGAGACCACGGGCAAGGCCGTCCGTGCCGCGAAGAAGGCCGGGAAGGCGGCGAAGGAGGGCGCGCGCGCGGCGGCCCGCGCCAGCAAGACGGCGGCAGCCAGCGTCTCCGGGGGAATGCGCGACGCCGCCAAGGGGGTCAGGCCGCCCAAGGCGAAGGTCGCGAAGGTCGCCGCGGCGATCGCGGGCGCCGCGGCAGGCGCCGCGGCCGGCGCGATGGCCGGCGTGGCGGCGGGCGTCTCCGCCGCCCGCGCGAGGCGCCGGAAGATCGGCAACGGGAAGCCCGGCGGCATCGCGCCGGATCCCGAGGGGTACTTCGTGGCGCGCGTGCGCGGCGAGGAGGCGGTGCGCGAGGCGCCTTACCCGATGACCGAGACCACCGCGGACGTGCCGGAGGCGTTCCGCGCCGTCGAGCTCGCCGAGGAGGGCTTCGAGGGCGGCGAGGTCTACGAGGAGCAGCTCGGGGAGCTGCCCTGGGGATACGGCGACGACGCGTTCGTCGCCCTGCCGCGCGATCCGCGGACCCTCTTCCTCTACTGGGACTTCGCGCAGGAGACCGCGCGGGGCGCGTTCGCAGGCCTGGAGCACCCGCGCGTCGAGCTGCGCGTCTTCGCGCGCGACGGCGGCGGATGGGAGCCGGTGCGCACGGTCGAGTTCGCCCTCGAGTCGCGCGGGTACTACGTGCACGACCTCACGCCGGGTCGCGTCTACCGCGCCGAGATCCACGCGGTGGACCGCCGCGGCCAGCAGCGCCAGCTCGGCCGTGGCTCGAACGAGATGATGCTGCCGCCGCTCGGGCCCTCCGCGGTGATCGACGATCGCTTCATCCGCATCCCGTGGGAGGTGCCGCTCGGGCGGCTGCTCGGGCCCGGCCACGCGGGCGGCCCGTTCTCGGCGGAGGCGCGCGCGCTGCTCGCGCGGCTCAGCGACTGGTCGCGCTTCGCCGGCCGCCCCGGCGGCGGCAGCGCCGGCGGCGTGGGTGGCCGGCCGACCTCGCCGGCGGTGTCGTCGCCGAGCTCTCCCTTCGGAGGCTTCGGGCCCGGGGAGGGCGCGTAGATGGCGCACGAGGTCCTCGGCTACGTCGTCCTCCACCTGCACGCCCACCTGCCGTTCGTTCGTCACCCCGAGTACGACGAGTTCCTCGAGGAAGACTGGCTCTACGAGGCGATCAGCGAGACGTACCTGCCGCTGCTCAAGATCTTCGATCGGGCGACGGACGAGGGGATCCCGTTCCGGATCTCGATGACCATGACGCCGCCGCTCGTCGCCATGCTCCGCGACGAGCTGCTCATGGCGCGCTACGCGCGCCGGCTCGACACGCTGTGCGAGCTCGCGGACAAGGAGGTCCACCGCACCCGGAACGACGGGACGTTCCACGGCCTCGCCCTCCACTACCAGCGGGAGTTCCGCGAGCTGCGCGAGCTCTTCAACGATCGCTACCGCCGCGACCTGGTCGGCGCGTTCCGGCGGCTCGAGGAGGCGGGCCGGCTCGAGATCGTCACCTGCGGCGCGACGCACGGGTTCCTGCCGCTCATGCAGCCGTACCCGGAGGCGGTGCGGGCGCAGATCGCGGTGGCCGCCCGCCACCACCGCCGCCACTTCGGCAAGGATCCCGTGGGGATCTGGCTGCCCGAGTGCGGCTACTTCCCGGGCGCCGACGCGTTCCTCGCCGAGGAGAACATCCGCTACTTCTTCGTGGACACGCACGGGGTCACGGACGCGACGCCGCGGCCGCGCTACGGCGTGTACGCCCCCATCTACACCCCCACCGGCCCGGCCGCCTTCGGACGCGACGCCGAGTCGTCGATGCAGGTGTGGAGCTCCGAGTCGGGCTACCCGGGCGACCCCGACTACCGGGAGTTCTACCGGGACGTCGGCTGGGACCTCGACTACGAGTACGTGAAGCCGTACATCCAGCCCACCGGCCAGCGCAAGAACGTCGGCATCAAGTACTTCCGCATCACCGGCAAGACCGCCCACAAGGAGCCGTACGACCCGGTCCGCGCGCGCGAGCGGGCCGCCCAGCACGCGGGGAACTTCATGTTCAACCGCGAGCGGCAGATCGAGCACCTCGCCTCGCGCATGGGCGGGGTGAGGCCGATCGTGGTCTCGCCGTACGACGCGGAGCTCTACGGCCACTGGTGGTACGAGGGGCCGCTCTTCATCGACTTCCTCATCCGCAAGATCGCCTTCGACCAGCGCATCTTCCGGCTCGCCACGCCCAGCGACTACCTGCGCGAGAACCCGGAGCAGCAGCTCGCCACCCCGCCGCTCTGCTCCTGGGGCGCGGGGGGCTACGCGGGCGTGTGGCTCGACGGCTCGAACGACTGGATCTACCGGCACCTGCACAAGGCCGCGGAGCGGATGATCGCCCTCGCCCGCGACTACCGCGAACCGAGCGAGCTCGAGCGGCGCGCGCTCGACCAGGCCGCGCGCGAGCTGCTCCTCGCCCAGTCCTCGGACTGGGCCTTCATCATGAAGACCGGGACGATGGTGGACTACGCGATCCGCCGCACGAAGGAGCACGTGCTCCGCTTCACGAAGCTGCACGACCAGCTCCGCGCCGGCCAGATCGATCCGGAGTGGCTGGCCCACGCGGAGTCGAGAGACAACCTCTTCCCCGAGATCGACTACCGGCTGTACGCCCCGCGGTAGAGGCGCGGCCCGCCCGCCTGTCCCACGAGCACCCTCTTGCGCGCATGTCCGCTTCCGGCGGACGGTGTGCGGAAAGGGGAGTTCATGCTCGCACACCGTCTCACCTGTCTTTCCCGCCTCGCCCTCGTCGGAGCCGTCCTGGTCGCCGGCTGCTCCGAGCGGGCGCCCAGCGCAGCAGCACGAGACGACCAGGGCGATCCGCCGGGCGCGGTGGGCGGAGGCGAGCTGGGCGGTGGGGTCGGCGGTGACACCGGCGATGGCGTCGGCGACGACAGCGGCGGCGATGGCGATGGCGGTGGTGACGACGGGGGCGGCGGTGGCGACGACGACGGCGGCGGTGGCGACGACGGCGGCGGCTCCGTGCTGCGCGTCGGCATCGACGTGAAGCCGGGCACCGCCGGCGCGGCGCCGATCCAGCTCGGCGCGGGGGGAAAGGTCCCGGTGGCGATCCTCGGCGCACCTGCGTTCGACGTCACCGCGATCGAGCTCACGTCGATCCGCTTCGCGGGCGCCCCCCTCGCGCGCCGCGGGCGCGCCGGGCCGATGGCCGCGCTCGAGGACGTGGACGGCGACGGGCGCGAGGATCTCGTCTGCCACTTCGAGGTGGCGGAGCTCGAGCTCTCGGGGACGGCGACCGTCGCCGGGCTGGAGGGAAGCACCGGCGACGGCGCGCGCTTCGCGGGGGAGGACGCGATCCGCACCGTCCCGTAGCGGCGGTCTCGCGTCGCGGCGCCGCGGGGAAGCGCGCGCCTCCGCCGGCGTTCTCGCGTTGACGGGGCGGGCCGGCCCGACTAGCCTCGCCGCACGCTTTTCCCCGTCGAAACCGAGACATGCGAGACTCCAACGACCCCCGCGGCGATGACCTCGGCGCGACCGAGCGCGAGATCATCGCGCACCGCGCCAAGAAGGCCGAGGCGCTCCGCGCGCTCGGCGTGAACCCCTACGGCAACGGCCACCAGCCCGAGCACCTCTCCAAGGACCTGCGCGACCGGTACGGAGACGCTCCCGCCGAGGAGATCGCCAAGGCGCCCGGCGCCTGGTCGATCGCCGGCCGGGTGCTGGCGGTCCGCCCGTTCGGCAAGGCCGCCTTCCTCAAGGTCCGCGACGCCGCGGGCGAGCTGCAGGTCTGGCTCAAGAAGGACCGGCTCCCGGAGCGGGACTTCGAGATCTACAAGCAGCTCGACATCGGCGACATCGTCGCCGCGCAGGGCGGCGCCACCCGCACCAAGACGGGCGAGCTGACGCTCGAGGCGAGCGGGTTCACCATCCTCACCAAGTCGATGCGCCCTCTGCCCGAGAAGTGGCACGGGCTCACCGACGTCGAGCAGCGCTACCGGCAGCGGTACCTCGATCTCGTGGCCACCCCGGGCGTCCGCGACACGTTCGTGAAGCGGGCGCGCATCGTCTCCACCATCCGCCGCTTCCTGGACGGACGCGGCTACCTCGAGGTGGAGACGCCCACGCTCCACAAGCCGGAGGAGGCCGGCGGGGCGGCGGCCCGCCCGTTCGAGACGCACCACAACGCGCTCGACCTGGACCTGAAGCTCCGCATCGCGACCGAGCTCCACCTGAAGCGCCTGGTGGTGGGCGGGTTCGATCGCGTCTACGAGATCGGCCGCATCTGGCGGAACGAGGGGATCGACCGGCGCCACAACCCGGAGTTCACCAGCATCGAGTTCTACCAGGCGTACGCCACCGCCGAAGACCTGATGCGCCTCACGGAGGAGCTCTTCCACGCGCTCGCCGTGGAGGTGACCGGCGCGCCGGTGGTGACCTTCCAGGGCCAGGCCATCGACCTCACGCCGCCGTACCCGCGGGTGTCGCTCGTCCAGGAGGCGGCGCGCGAGCTCGGCCTGTCGGTCGAGGACGCCCTCTCCGGCCGCGGCCTCGCCGAGGCGCTGGCCCGCGCGGCCGCGCGCGAGAACGAGTCCGAGGACGCCTGGAAGCTGGAGCAGGCGGCGAAGCGATCTCCCGGCGAGGCGCTCGCCGCGGTGTTCGAGGTCTTCGGCGAGCCTCGGTTGGCGAAGGACCGGCCGTCCTTCGTGGTCGACTGGCCGATCGAGACCAGCCCGCT includes:
- a CDS encoding serine/threonine-protein kinase; translated protein: MPCSSPLPTLAFGPAAAGAEPDRPGPLVDPLVGTLVGSFQILKLLGRGGMGTVYLAEHPVIGSRVAVKFLHETMATDAQGVSRFYDEARAVNLIGHENIVGIYDLSALPPHRYYYVMEYLDGETLAERVRGGPLAPELALDVLLQLCDALQCAHDHGVVHRDLKPENVFLVQRRGRRDFVKLVDFGIAKLRGARAAGRTESGVIVGTPEYMAPEQCEDGPIDARTDVYALGVIAFELATGRLPFTGRGIAPLLLAHLKTAPPRPSELAPVSPALERAILRALEKDPCARFADMAAFSAALRGARGDLPLRTPPPSPPRLPAGGAGSQKRDPARPALEAEVRFGSGVPARLPLRELTRSGAFLRADGGLPPLLSRLRLSLSHSALRAPLAVAAEVVRHVSPAEAEGWRMEPGFAVQFVDLAPEARAAIATLADAQRPAPPESPAPGGEPLLRDLEGRAGADHYGFLGVPPEAEFADVRRAVRGVREALEAARTRPGAADHPARATALLVRLDAAQAALATPTARLAHDGERGNALGVARCLAAGVPRALVDARRAQLLAATPGREAEASRQRSRAEVARKLGNSGAALAAYEAALAADPLHVATLEAYLALRRAVSPSPGR
- a CDS encoding DUF4912 domain-containing protein — protein: MADLRKMTVESLRELARKVLGPGQSRKTKKELVAALEAAERKAAPEAKRTTGAKARAAASRAAETTGKAVRAAKKAGKAAKEGARAAARASKTAAASVSGGMRDAAKGVRPPKAKVAKVAAAIAGAAAGAAAGAMAGVAAGVSAARARRRKIGNGKPGGIAPDPEGYFVARVRGEEAVREAPYPMTETTADVPEAFRAVELAEEGFEGGEVYEEQLGELPWGYGDDAFVALPRDPRTLFLYWDFAQETARGAFAGLEHPRVELRVFARDGGGWEPVRTVEFALESRGYYVHDLTPGRVYRAEIHAVDRRGQQRQLGRGSNEMMLPPLGPSAVIDDRFIRIPWEVPLGRLLGPGHAGGPFSAEARALLARLSDWSRFAGRPGGGSAGGVGGRPTSPAVSSPSSPFGGFGPGEGA
- a CDS encoding glycoside hydrolase family 57 protein, yielding MAHEVLGYVVLHLHAHLPFVRHPEYDEFLEEDWLYEAISETYLPLLKIFDRATDEGIPFRISMTMTPPLVAMLRDELLMARYARRLDTLCELADKEVHRTRNDGTFHGLALHYQREFRELRELFNDRYRRDLVGAFRRLEEAGRLEIVTCGATHGFLPLMQPYPEAVRAQIAVAARHHRRHFGKDPVGIWLPECGYFPGADAFLAEENIRYFFVDTHGVTDATPRPRYGVYAPIYTPTGPAAFGRDAESSMQVWSSESGYPGDPDYREFYRDVGWDLDYEYVKPYIQPTGQRKNVGIKYFRITGKTAHKEPYDPVRARERAAQHAGNFMFNRERQIEHLASRMGGVRPIVVSPYDAELYGHWWYEGPLFIDFLIRKIAFDQRIFRLATPSDYLRENPEQQLATPPLCSWGAGGYAGVWLDGSNDWIYRHLHKAAERMIALARDYREPSELERRALDQAARELLLAQSSDWAFIMKTGTMVDYAIRRTKEHVLRFTKLHDQLRAGQIDPEWLAHAESRDNLFPEIDYRLYAPR
- the lysS gene encoding lysine--tRNA ligase, encoding MRDSNDPRGDDLGATEREIIAHRAKKAEALRALGVNPYGNGHQPEHLSKDLRDRYGDAPAEEIAKAPGAWSIAGRVLAVRPFGKAAFLKVRDAAGELQVWLKKDRLPERDFEIYKQLDIGDIVAAQGGATRTKTGELTLEASGFTILTKSMRPLPEKWHGLTDVEQRYRQRYLDLVATPGVRDTFVKRARIVSTIRRFLDGRGYLEVETPTLHKPEEAGGAAARPFETHHNALDLDLKLRIATELHLKRLVVGGFDRVYEIGRIWRNEGIDRRHNPEFTSIEFYQAYATAEDLMRLTEELFHALAVEVTGAPVVTFQGQAIDLTPPYPRVSLVQEAARELGLSVEDALSGRGLAEALARAAARENESEDAWKLEQAAKRSPGEALAAVFEVFGEPRLAKDRPSFVVDWPIETSPLSRRRDSDPRLVDRFELFAGGMECANAFSELNDPVDQRARFEAQVNARAAGDEEAMPYDEDFVRALEHGMPPTAGEGIGIDRVAMLLTDSASIRDVILFPLLKTRE